Proteins co-encoded in one Gossypium arboreum isolate Shixiya-1 chromosome 11, ASM2569848v2, whole genome shotgun sequence genomic window:
- the LOC108471569 gene encoding LOW QUALITY PROTEIN: benzyl alcohol O-benzoyltransferase (The sequence of the model RefSeq protein was modified relative to this genomic sequence to represent the inferred CDS: substituted 3 bases at 3 genomic stop codons) — protein MAPPPSTTPAFNVRRRKPELIAPARPTPHECKLLSDIDDQESLRFFIPVIQFYRYNPSMLGKDPAAVIRGALAQTLVYYYPFAGRLREGPNRKLSVDCTGEGALYIEADADVALQDFGDILQPPFPCIDKLLYDVPNPKRMLNDPLIFEXDVVXIEXQVTRLRCGGFILGISVNHVMSDVSGMMQLILGMAEIGRGAVAPSIQPVWERQLLNARDRPRASLLHREYDKVEESTITSTPSENMVHRSFSIGPNQVSTLRKLLPNTLGQCSRFEVLAACLWRCRTIALKPHPDEEVRLLCMVDVRSKLSPPLPSGYYGNAVVFPAAITTARKLSQNPLGYAVKLVKQAKERVSGEYVKSVADLMVMKGRPHYPMAGSCVVTDVTRAGFEEVDFGWGKAVYGGLAKAGLGAKLPAASPCVNLVAIKGGIAISICLPALAMDIFAKELEFHSKSLFISSDL, from the exons ATGGCACCACCACCCTCCACTACCCCAGCTTTCAACGTCCGAAGACGTAAACCAGAACTTATTGCTCCAGCTAGGCCCACCCCTCATGAGTGCAAACTGTTATCCGACATCGATGACCAGGAGAGTCTCCGGTTTTTTATCCCGGTGATCCAATTTTATAGATATAATCCTTCCATGCTAGGGAAAGACCCTGCTGCGGTTATACGGGGGGCCCTGGCACAAACTCTAGTGTATTATTATCCATTTGCTGGTAGGTTAAGGGAAGGACCTAACCGCAAGCTTAGTGTGGATTGTACTGGCGAAGGTGCCTTGTATATCGAAGCCGATGCGGATGTTGCACTCCAGGATTTTGGGGATATACTTCAACCACCATTTCCTTGCATTGACAAGCTCCTTTATGATGTTCCTAACCCTAAAAGGATGCTGAATGACCCCTT aatttttgaatgagatgTTGTATAAATTGAATAACAGGTAACAAGGTTGAGATGCGGTGGTTTCATATTAGGAATCAGTGTAAACCACGTGATGAGCGACGTTAGTGGAATGATGCAATTGATTTTAGGCATGGCGGAGATAGGGCGTGGAGCAGTCGCCCCTTCAATCCAACCCGTATGGGAGAGGCAGCTTTTAAATGCTCGAGATCGGCCACGAGCCTCATTGTTGCACCGCGAGTACGACAAAGTCGAAGAGAGCACGATCACAAGTACCCCATCGGAAAACATGGTCCACCGGTCCTTTTCCATTGGCCCCAACCAAGTTTCAACTCTTCGCAAACTTCTACCTAACACCCTTGGCCAATGTTCGAGGTTTGAAGTCTTAGCTGCTTGCTTATGGCGCTGTCGAACCATTGCCCTAAAACCCCACCCTGACGAAGAGGTCCGCTTGCTATGCATGGTTGATGTACGCTCAAAGTTGAGCCCTCCATTACCATCAGGATATTACGGTAACGCCGTGGTGTTCCCAGCTGCCATAACAACAGCTAGAAAACTTAGCCAAAACCCATTAGGGTATGCAGTAAAACTGGTGAAACAAGCCAAGGAGAGGGTGAGCGGAGAGTATGTGAAATCGGTGGCGGATTTAATGGTGATGAAGGGTCGACCCCATTACCCTATGGCCGGGTCATGCGTGGTAACAGACGTAACACGCGCAGGGTTTGAAGAAGTGGATTTTGGGTGGGGTAAGGCAGTGTATGGAGGGCTTGCAAAAGCTGGATTGGGTGCTAAATTACCTGCTGCCTCCCCATGCGTTAATTTAGTGGCAATCAAGGGTGGAATTGCTATCTCAATTTGTTTGCCAGCACTAGCCATGGATATATTTGCCAAGGAATTGGAGTTCCACAGTAAGTCCCTGTTTATTTCATCCGATTTGTAA